TGGCTGTCTGACAGGTAGATCAGCACTGAAATGGACGGCGTATTGAACACGAAGCTGATGTAATGGACAACCACCCAGCGCTTGCGCAGGGAGACCAGCAGAATCAGCAGATTCAGCAGGAACAGATAGCCCATCGCCACATATACGGCACTGCCCTCCAGCCCGAACGCCCCTATGTATGAGAACAGCGGCAGATAGCCTCCGATCAGGCCCATGGAACATATCGTGCGTGACTCATAGCGCAGCGACAGCAGAACAGCAGCCAGGGTCACCAGAACCGACAGCCCGAGCGCAGGCCATAACCCGATAATCTCCAGCAGAAAATAACTGTAAAAGATCGAGCCGTACAGCACCGATATCCCGCCCCCGATTAACCCGAGCGCAAAGGGCCCTCTGCCCTTGCGGAACAGCCACTCCCCGCCGCCGAGCATGACAGCCCCCAGCAGGAAAAAGGCACTGCCCTTCATATAATCATTGAACCAGGTGGAATAAGTGTACCTGAACCCGGCTCCGACCGCCAGAATCAGCAGCAGAATGCCCAGGCGGTTAATCCAGTTCAGGCCGATCTTCATTTCGATCCGGTTCTGCCTGCGGCGGCGCAGCAGCGTCTCCTCGCTGACCCCCTCGGCCTCGAAGCGGTCCAGCCCGCTGCCCACCTGCTGCTTAAGCGTACGCTCCGCCTCCCGCTGCCACTGCCGGCGCAAGAGGATGCTCTCATTCAGCTTACTCTGCACCTCATCCAGGATGTAGGTAATCTGTGTCTTGTCCTGGCCCAGCTCACGGGCGCCGATGCGGTACATCTCTTCAATCCGCCGTTTGGCCTCCTGCTCATAGGCCGTCAGCCGGTCCAGATAGGCGTTATCCTGTGAGCCGAAGTACGTCTGCAGCTTCTGCCGCGATACCCGCAGAATGCCCAGCTTCTCATCCAGGATCTGCTCCGCCAGCGCGGTCCGCAGCTCCGCATTGTCGCGCTCAAGCTGCGCAGCCTTCTGCTTCAGCTCGGCCAGCCCCTGCCGGGCGGTCTCATTCTCCTTCCTTAATGACTCATTCTCGCGGACCAGATCACTGCCCTCATACTCTTCAATCAATGCCCGGTATTCCTTAAGCAGCATATCCTGCTGCTGCTGGACCGCCTTCATCCGCTCTCTGAAATCCTCCATAGCCATCCCCCAGTGCCTGCGATCAGCGAATTTTGCTTACCATTGTATCTTATGTCTATATCCTTAATTAACCATTACATCCCCTGTAAAAATCACACTTCCTCCGCCGCGCATGATCCGTTCCGGGAACCCGGCAGCACTTTTGAATTCTGCAGCGTCATAGGTTTATTATTAGCATATAGATTCGGAATACGGGGAGACATGGACCATGGAACTAAACATCCGGAATTTGCAGAAGCGTTATATCCTCATTATTGTATTGCTGTTACTCTGTCTGCCTGTTCCCCTTATGCTTAAGCTAACGAAGCCGAAGCTTGAGATCATCGGTATTGACGGTGAACGGATTACTACCGATGCCTATACAGTTACACCAGAGCATCAGCTCCTGCTGTCCCGGAGTATTGCCGAGCAGGCACTTCATGCCCGGATCGCCATGACGCTGCCCGCTCCGCTCCCCAAAGGAATTTACTACAGGGACCAGGTTGCGGTCCTGATGTATCACCATCTTGCCGAACAGGCCCTACCGCTGTATCCCGGCGTCTTGACCGCTGCGCAATTCGATGAACAGATGCAGTTGCTGAAGCAGGACGGTTTCCATGTCATTACGATGAAGCAGTACCGGCAATTCATGCTGGAGAATGCTCCGGTTCCCGACAATGCGGTGCTGCTGACATTCGATGACGGGTATGAGAGCTTCTACAAGCTGGCTTACCCCATTTTGCAAAAATATGGCTACACCGCAGTCAACTTCGTAATTGTCTCCGACGTGGACCACCCCGGCCCGCATCAGGTGCCTAAGCTGACCTGGGCGCAGATGCGGGAGATGAAGCGCGCCGGAATGGACTTTTATAATCATACTTACAATCTTCATTATTATGGCGTTGTTGATGCAGAGGGCGATAAGCGTCCGGCAGCAAGCTCGCTGCTGTACATCCCGGATGAGAACCGCCATGAGCTGAATGAGGAATATTACCGGAGAGTGACCGGGGACCTGGCTCTGGCCGAACGCAGGCTTAAGGAGGAGCTGGGCAATACGGATTCAGCCATCGCCTTCCCCTACGGCTCCTATAATGACAGGCTGCTGGAAGCGTGCGACTCCCTCGGAATCCGGCTGAAATTCAATATCGGGCTGGGCTTAAGCTCAAGAATGACGCTGAATGCGCCGCGCATTAACGAGGGCAGCCGGACGCTCTCTCCGGTACTGGCCATCAATGAGCTGAAGCAGATGAAGGCGCAGCCCGAGCTGACCGTCAATTCTGTCAAGGTCCCTCTGGCCGGAACGAAGCCGCAGCTGGGCAAGGACCGGCTCATGGTCCCTCTGGCGGAGCTGTGCAAAGCGCTGGGAGTTAAGCTGTATTACGACAACAGCAGCAACGCTCTCAAGCTGCTCCCCGGCCGCCCCGGCGCAGCGGTCAGATCTTAACCGTCTCGCGGGCCACGGGCTGGCGGCCCAGGGTGACCCGGTTCTTCCCGGCAGCCTTGGACTGGTACAGGGCCTCGTCCGCCTCGCGGTACAAATCCTCGAAGGTGACGTCCTTCCGGTCTGTGAAAGCAATGCCGATGCTGACCGTAAGCCGGATGGCATAGCCCCCGTCCAGCTTGACGGTATGCCCGCTCATGGCGGTGCGGAAGCTCTCAGCCTCCTTCAGGGCCGCAGCCTCGCTATCGGCAAAGAAGCAGACCGCGAATTCTTCGCCGCCGACCCGGCCGGCAATCCCTTTATTATGATAAATCTGCATAATCCGCCCGGACAGGTCCATGAGTGCCTGATCCCCGGCCATATGCCCGTATGTATCGTTAATGCATTTGAAATCATCGATATCGAACAGCAGCAGGGCCATGCCTGCTCCAAGCTGGAGGGAATAATTCTGCACCAGCCGCATGAAGTGCCTGCGGTTATACAGCCCGGTCAGATCATCCACCGTTGCCTGGTACAGCAGCTCCTGCTCGTATCTTTTCTTCTCGCTAAGGTCCGTGAGTACAATCAGCATCCCCGCACTCTTCGTCCTCTCCCGTTCCATCGCGATGAGGGCCACACCGTAGCATAAGCCGTCCCTCCCGGGAGGCTCGATTTCGAACTGCCCTTCCCTCCGGTCCATGTAATGCTCCGAGAGCTGCCCGTACCGGCGGAGCAGCGGCCGGATGCTTGCGCCCATCCAGGCTTCCGGCTGCTCCTCCGCCAGCTCGCCGAGCATCTCTCCCGCCGCCCGATTAACATCAATAATGTCGTCATAGTGGTCGGTCAGCACAATGCCGTCCTTCATATTCTCGAAGATTTTATTCTTGGCCAGCGGATATAGGGAGAGTCTGGGATCACGGAACAAGGTGAGGTAGGCGGCGATGATGGGAGGCAGATAAGTGAATGCGGTGAAGCCTGTAAGGGTAATCCGCAGCAGCGGCAGCAGGAAGACGGAAACGACCGGCACCAGCAGGCTGAGCAGCAGCAGCAGATGATGGCGGAAGTGATATTTGGGCGCGTTGAGAAGGGAGATGGCCAGCAGATAGACGGCATACAGCCCGAACAGCTGGTCATAGGCAATGAAGATCATACTTAAGACCGTAGGCTCCACGGCAATTCCGGTGATTCCCGCTACGGTAGCCAGTCCAACCCCGCTGCGCATCAGATGGTGATAGGAGTCCGTGCAGATCAGCAGCACATCGGCCACAACCGGCAGACAGAACAGAAGCAGCCTCCCCGGCAGACCTTCAGAGGAGCGCGAGACATACTCTTTGATTACAGCATAAGTGAAGATGGTGCTCAGAAAAAGCGGCCCCTGCTGCGCATTCTTCCACCAGAGCTTGGCCTCGAAGGAGCGGGACAGAATCTCTCCTGCCGTGGCGGCAAACACCAGACTGACCAGCAGCATCAAGATCCATAAATAGCTTCTTCCCGGAGTGTGGCGGTGCTTGTAAGAGCCAATGCCCATATAGAGACTTAGAACACTGCCCATTACGAGATAGAACGGATAACCCTGCATCCACGGCATGTCAAATTTCCCCTATTTTCAGATCACTTGGCCTTATTATATCCTACTCTTTCGCACAAATGAATGACTCTGCCAAAAAATACAAAACGCAAAGAGGATATTCCAACGCCATGGGTATGGCCGGGAATATCCTCTATAGCAGGAGCACCATTATTTCTTCTGGGCAAGACGTTGTTTGAACTTGTCAACACGGCCGCCAGTTTCGGTATCTCTTTGTTTGCCTGTGTAGAACGGGTGGGATGCAGAGCTGGAGTCTACACGGATCACCGGGTAAGTGTTGCCGTCTTCCCATTCCATTGTTTCACCGGATGACTTGGTGGAGGAGCTAAGGAACTTGTAGCCCACGCTGGCATCGAAGAAAATAACCTGTTGGAACTTAGGGTGAATGCCTTGTTTCATTTGGAATAACCTCCTTTCGGTGCGGATACAGCTTGAAAGCAGTTATTGAAGCCATCTCTTAGTCTATTGGGTCATTCCGCTTAGACGGAGGGAGATACGTAAATCTTCCGATTTTTACACGCCATACTATCATACGTGAAACCCTGCTTGGAGTCAAGGCCTAAATCCCCGTAACGGCACTGTTTTACACATCGTATTCCAGCTGTTTTTTGGCCTGGACGATGAAGTCGAGCGGGTTCTCGATTTTCTCCGCCTCATATTCCACCGCGCCGATCTTCAGGCCCAGATTGACCTTGTATTTGCCGGAGAATTCCGTGTCATTCAGATGCTGCAGCCGCTGCTTGATCCGCTCAATGACAATTTTGGCGCCCTCGCGGTCTGTGAACAGCAGCAGCCCCCACGTGGCATCCTCCTTGTCCAGCAGATACAGCGCATCATTGGTACGGATACTGGACTGGCTGAGCTGGGACACATCGTAGATCGCCTCCGAGAGCTGCTCCTCCGGGATCAGGCGGCGGATCTCGCTCCAGTACTTCACCTTCACGACCAGCAGGGTCAGCGGAATATGGTAACGGGTCGAGATTCCGGTGAACAGGCTGGCATCCTTCTGAAAAGAAATGCTGTTGCGCAGATCCGTATTCTCATCCACAGCCGCCAGGTTGGCCGTCCGCTTCAGCAGCCGTTCATTCTCCTCCTGCAGCTCGCGGGTATGGGAGGTGAAGACCCAGAGCACTACTGTAAGCAGCGGGGTCATAATCAGCCAGAAGTACGTATCGACCCCGATGGACGCGCCTTGGGATACCGTCTGGTAGACGACGAAGAAGCCGTAGCCGAAGATGAACGCCAGATTTAGTGTAAGTCCGGCGGTGACCGTGGTGAAATACGTGACCAGGGCCAGGATGAACGATACATTAAGAATAATAATATTCTGAACGTAGCGGTCCGGAGAGCCCGCGATGTAGACGATGCAGGCGAAGATCAGGACCAGAAACGCCAGGAAGCCGAGATCCGAGGCCAGACTGCTGCGGTTACGTCTCACGCTTGATCACCCCGCTTCTTCTTATGTTTGCGGTAGAGCAGCAGCAGGGATACGATCACCAGCGCAACGATCATAACCGCCGCAGTCACGAAGCCCAGCACATCCGTACGCTCCAGCGCCTTCGAGACCAGTGAGCTGCTTGCCGCGCCGGAGATGGTCTTGAAGCGGTACGCCTGGACGGTGCCGTCCTTGTCCGCCACCACCCCGTCACCGTATACCTTCCACCGGTCCTTCTCGGTGCCGATCAGCTTGGAGACGATGAAGTTGCTCTCGGAGCTTACCGCTGTCACCGCCAGCAGGCCGCGTCCGCTCTCGTAAGGCGATTCCAGCAGCTGCAGGGTGCCTATTCCGGCGCCGTACTGCTGCTCAATCGCTAACTTTTCGTTGGACAGGAGGGTAGAACCGTCTTTGCTGAACTTGAAGAAGAGCTTGTCATTATTGTCGCGGATAACCTTGTTGTTCTTATAGGTCCCGATGGCAATGATGTTGTTGTCCTTCAGATTGTCCGCGGTTGCGTTGTCGTTATAGTAGTGGACATCCCCGGTATTTCCTTCGGCATATTGGCCCAGCATGTTCAGGAGGTTGCCCAGGCTCCGGTAGGTGTAATCATCCCGCTCCTGCGGCAGCACCACCGCGAGCCGGTTGAAGATACCGTCACGCAGGAACGGATACGGGTAATTGCCCAGCAGCAGATCGGTGCGGTCCTTCGTATTCAGGCGCATCGCCGATTCCTTGCTGATATAGGCCCATGGCATCTGCTCCCGGTTCGGTGTGCAGAGCACGCTTGCCAGCTCCAGGTCGAAGGCGACCGTCACCGTGAAGTTGCCGGAGATGTTCAGGCTCTGCGGCACATTCAGATTCAGGACATCCCCGTTCGCCAGCTCCTTCGTCAGCTTCTTGCTGCCGATCGGCGTATCGTTGATACTGACCGTTACCAGAGAGCGGTTGAAGTCCAGGTTCTGTGCATAACGGAAGTCCAGGCTGATCCGCCCGTCATCCGCAATGGAGCGGTTGGACGGCAGGGACACGAAATAGGTCTGCTCCTGATGATTCGGCCCGGTCAGCTTATCCCCTGTCTCCGTGAAGGTGATGTTCGTGCTGATCGGCGGTGCGGCCTCGGCCACATCGGTGGCATCACTCACAACCTTCCGGTCCTGGCTGAGCTGGCTTACCAGCGTTCTGCTCGCCAGCAGCCTGCCGGCCTTGATCAGCAGGCTCTCATCCTTGGAGGTCACAACCAGCGTTGGCTGTGACTCCTTGTTCACCAGCTCGATAACCGCATACTTGCTAAGATCATTCTCTGTGCTTACCAGCTTTTTGATCCGGTCCGGGAGATGATCATACATGGCAACCAGCACAACAGCCTCCTTATCTGCTGCGGTGTCCTCACGGTAAGGCAGCAGCAGGATGGTCCGGTCATTCAGCGTGTTGCCTTTGGCAAACCCTGCAAGGGCATAGGTGGCACTCTCCAGCTCCGCCCCGCTGGCCTTCTGCGGCACAGCCAGCAGGCTCTGCCCCTCTCTCACCGTATCCATTCCCGAGAATCTGGCGCTGAAATCCTCAATTCCCCCGGTAATCGGCTTTGCTGTGTATCTCACCGCAATATTGGAGGTATTGAACAGATGCAGCCAGCTGTCCTGCTCATCATCCATACTGCATAATTGATACTCGCCCGAGTCTGTTCTCAGGCTGCCCTGGATGCTCAGCGTGTTGCTGCCCTCCTTCAGGAAGCCCTTGGGGGCGGTGATGCTCAGGCTCTGCTGTCCGTTACTGTCACGGGACGGCCGGAACGAGTAGAACGGGATGCCGTTCAGCGACAGCGTAACGCTGGAGCGGGTATCCTCATTCAGCTGGGAGGACTGATAATGCAGATTAACCGTCACCTGCTCCACATCCCAATACTTCATGACCGTGAAGTATTGCTGCTGGGAGCTTGAGCCCCGCAGCGAGATTTCGCTGCCGGTGAACGAGGTTTCATAGGTCTGCCCGGCTTCACCCGGGAGAGCTGCCGCTGCCGGTGCCGGAAGCTGGACGAGGAGGATGGCAAGGCAGAGCAGCATTGTTATGATCCGTTTTGTCGTCATATTCCTATCTCCTGTTGTCTAATTTCTGGACTCCCGGCGCTCAGTACCGCTCGGTCTTATACCATTTGGCTTCCCGCTTGAAAATAACGTCCTTGAGGTAGTTGTACAGCCCGTAGGCTGCAACCACCATCCAGAGCTGGCAATACGACACATACATCAGCAATATAATCCACAGGTTCGACAGGCTCATCTCCCCCTTCTCCGTCGTCAGGGTCACGAAGATCCCGACCACGAACAGCACAATGGCAAGCAGCCACAGGAAGCTGCTGAGCCCGGCAATGGTAGTATGAACATACCCCATCGCATGGAGGACCAGCAGGGTGTCAGAGGTGAGCAGCGAGATCAGCAGCAGGAAGTAGATAGAGACATAATACAGAATATCGAAGCGGATCTTCGCCGCCTTCCGGTTGAAGAGCAGCGGAAGGTTCTTCACGATGACATAGATATTGCCCTTGGCCCAGCGGGTCCGCTGCTTGAACCACACCTTGACCGTCTGCGGCTCCTGCTCCCAGGTGACCGATTTCGGCTGGAACTTGATCCGGTAGCCCATCATATAGATGCGAAAGC
This region of Paenibacillus sp. FSL K6-1096 genomic DNA includes:
- a CDS encoding polysaccharide deacetylase family protein, producing MELNIRNLQKRYILIIVLLLLCLPVPLMLKLTKPKLEIIGIDGERITTDAYTVTPEHQLLLSRSIAEQALHARIAMTLPAPLPKGIYYRDQVAVLMYHHLAEQALPLYPGVLTAAQFDEQMQLLKQDGFHVITMKQYRQFMLENAPVPDNAVLLTFDDGYESFYKLAYPILQKYGYTAVNFVIVSDVDHPGPHQVPKLTWAQMREMKRAGMDFYNHTYNLHYYGVVDAEGDKRPAASSLLYIPDENRHELNEEYYRRVTGDLALAERRLKEELGNTDSAIAFPYGSYNDRLLEACDSLGIRLKFNIGLGLSSRMTLNAPRINEGSRTLSPVLAINELKQMKAQPELTVNSVKVPLAGTKPQLGKDRLMVPLAELCKALGVKLYYDNSSNALKLLPGRPGAAVRS
- a CDS encoding diguanylate cyclase — translated: MPWMQGYPFYLVMGSVLSLYMGIGSYKHRHTPGRSYLWILMLLVSLVFAATAGEILSRSFEAKLWWKNAQQGPLFLSTIFTYAVIKEYVSRSSEGLPGRLLLFCLPVVADVLLICTDSYHHLMRSGVGLATVAGITGIAVEPTVLSMIFIAYDQLFGLYAVYLLAISLLNAPKYHFRHHLLLLLSLLVPVVSVFLLPLLRITLTGFTAFTYLPPIIAAYLTLFRDPRLSLYPLAKNKIFENMKDGIVLTDHYDDIIDVNRAAGEMLGELAEEQPEAWMGASIRPLLRRYGQLSEHYMDRREGQFEIEPPGRDGLCYGVALIAMERERTKSAGMLIVLTDLSEKKRYEQELLYQATVDDLTGLYNRRHFMRLVQNYSLQLGAGMALLLFDIDDFKCINDTYGHMAGDQALMDLSGRIMQIYHNKGIAGRVGGEEFAVCFFADSEAAALKEAESFRTAMSGHTVKLDGGYAIRLTVSIGIAFTDRKDVTFEDLYREADEALYQSKAAGKNRVTLGRQPVARETVKI
- a CDS encoding type B 50S ribosomal protein L31, which produces MKQGIHPKFQQVIFFDASVGYKFLSSSTKSSGETMEWEDGNTYPVIRVDSSSASHPFYTGKQRDTETGGRVDKFKQRLAQKK
- a CDS encoding diguanylate cyclase, translating into MRRNRSSLASDLGFLAFLVLIFACIVYIAGSPDRYVQNIIILNVSFILALVTYFTTVTAGLTLNLAFIFGYGFFVVYQTVSQGASIGVDTYFWLIMTPLLTVVLWVFTSHTRELQEENERLLKRTANLAAVDENTDLRNSISFQKDASLFTGISTRYHIPLTLLVVKVKYWSEIRRLIPEEQLSEAIYDVSQLSQSSIRTNDALYLLDKEDATWGLLLFTDREGAKIVIERIKQRLQHLNDTEFSGKYKVNLGLKIGAVEYEAEKIENPLDFIVQAKKQLEYDV
- a CDS encoding cellulose biosynthesis cyclic di-GMP-binding regulatory protein BcsB, with product MTTKRIITMLLCLAILLVQLPAPAAAALPGEAGQTYETSFTGSEISLRGSSSQQQYFTVMKYWDVEQVTVNLHYQSSQLNEDTRSSVTLSLNGIPFYSFRPSRDSNGQQSLSITAPKGFLKEGSNTLSIQGSLRTDSGEYQLCSMDDEQDSWLHLFNTSNIAVRYTAKPITGGIEDFSARFSGMDTVREGQSLLAVPQKASGAELESATYALAGFAKGNTLNDRTILLLPYREDTAADKEAVVLVAMYDHLPDRIKKLVSTENDLSKYAVIELVNKESQPTLVVTSKDESLLIKAGRLLASRTLVSQLSQDRKVVSDATDVAEAAPPISTNITFTETGDKLTGPNHQEQTYFVSLPSNRSIADDGRISLDFRYAQNLDFNRSLVTVSINDTPIGSKKLTKELANGDVLNLNVPQSLNISGNFTVTVAFDLELASVLCTPNREQMPWAYISKESAMRLNTKDRTDLLLGNYPYPFLRDGIFNRLAVVLPQERDDYTYRSLGNLLNMLGQYAEGNTGDVHYYNDNATADNLKDNNIIAIGTYKNNKVIRDNNDKLFFKFSKDGSTLLSNEKLAIEQQYGAGIGTLQLLESPYESGRGLLAVTAVSSESNFIVSKLIGTEKDRWKVYGDGVVADKDGTVQAYRFKTISGAASSSLVSKALERTDVLGFVTAAVMIVALVIVSLLLLYRKHKKKRGDQA